The Humulus lupulus chromosome 4, drHumLupu1.1, whole genome shotgun sequence genome has a window encoding:
- the LOC133831733 gene encoding uncharacterized protein LOC133831733 isoform X1 — protein sequence MQIIHNPCFTANLPPFPNSTIRLTTTTTTSSSTFLTSRASNFFSGNLRFSYPNSPFFRRRKPLPASSAVRASRTDYYSTLQVSRDATLQEIKASYRKLARQYHPDVSRSPGAEEKFKEISAAYEVLSDDEKRSVYDRFGEEGLQGVSDGSSGVDPFDVFDTFFGGSDGFFAGMGEEGGFNFNSRNKNNQGLDIRHDLHLSFEESVFGGRREIEITCLEACSSCDGTGAKTSNDLKSCSTCGGRGGVIKTQKTPFGMMSQVSTCGTCGGDGKIITDFCRICGGNGRVQSKRTMDLVIPAGVSDGATMQMRGEGNFDSKRGIAGNLYIVLHVDSKQGIKREGLNLYSTINLHYTEAILGTTLKVETVEGMKDLDIPSGTQPGETVKLSRLGVPDINKRSVRGDHYFVVNVLIPKKISDSERALLEELASFQKCSKGFSYPSESNGMTEERFAKDKVRGKENAHSKQETKRVPSLWGLIKGFMGSRNSREGFATVSMDTSALPWKSTMSGSPFLVSVFIAIIITYIFTLLGKTFFPKLLQRKYSHSHSHSRRTLK from the exons ATGCAAATCATTCATAATCCTTGCTTCACAGCCAATCTCCCTCCATTTCCCAACTCCACGATTCGCctcactactactaccactacttcctcCTCCACCTTCCTCACCTCCCGCGCTTCCAATTTCTTCTCCGGCAACCTCCGATTCTCATACCCTAATTCCCCTTTCTTCCGTCGACGGAAGCCTCTGCCAGCTTCTTCTGCCGTTAGGGCCAGCCGAACCGACTATTACTCCACTCTCCAGGTCAGTAGGGATGCCACATTGCAGGAGATCAAGGCCTCTTATCGGAAACTCGCTCGTCAG TACCATCCCGATGTGAGTAGGAGCCCTGGAGCTGAGGAGAAGTTCAAAGAGATAAGCGCTGCTTATGAG GTCCTATCAGATGATGAGAAAAGGTCTGTATATGATCGCTTTGGTGAGGAAGGTTTACAAGGAGTGTCAGACGGTTCATCAGGG GTGGATCCTTTTGACGTTTTCGATACATTTTTTGGAGGATCAGATGGTTTTTTTGCAGGCATGGGTGAAGAAGGAGGCTTTAATTTTAATTCTAGAAACAAGAACAATCAGGGTCTTGACATTCG gCATGATCTGCATTTGAGCTTTGAGGAATCAGTTTTTGGTGGACGGCGAGAAATTGAAATTACTTGCCTTGAGGCATGCAGTAGTTGTGACGGAACAGGGGCTAAAACTAGTAATGACCTAAAATCTTGTAGCACTTGTGGAGGAAGAGGAGGAGTGattaaaactcaaaaaactccgtTTGGAATGATGTCACAG GTTTCTACCTGTGGAACTTGTGGTGGAGATGGCAAGATAATCACTGATTTTTGTCGAATATGTGGTGGCAATGGTCGGGTACAATCTAAACGTACAATGGATTTGGTCATCCCAGCTGGTGTTAGTGACGGAGCCACGATGCAGATGCGGGGGGAAGGTAACTTTGATAGTAAAAG GGGCATAGCTGGTAATCTCTATATAGTGCTCCATGTAGATTCAAAGCAGGGAATTAAAAGGGAAGGCCTCAATCTGTACTCAACGATCAATTTGCATTATACTGAGGCCATACTAGGGACTACTCTAAAG GTTGAAACTGTTGAGGGTATGAAAGATCTTGATATTCCTTCTGGGACTCAACCTGGAGAAACAGTAAAGTTGTCACGCTTGGGAGTTCCAGATATCAATAAACGTTCTGTACGAGGGGATCATTACTTTGTTGTAAATGTTCTGATACCAAAAAAAATAAG TGACTCAGAACGTGCACTCTTAGAGGAATTGGCTTCCTTTCAGAAATGTAGCAAAGGTTTTTCTTATCCCTCTGAAAGCAATG GGATGACTGAGGAGAGATTTGCCAAGGACAAAGTTAGAGGCAAAGAGAACGCCCATTCAAAACAGGAGACAAAGCGCGTTCCATCCTTGTGGGGGTTGATTAAGGGGTTCATGGG AAGCAGAAACTCTAGGGAAGGATTTGCAACAGTTAGCATGGACACATCTGCATTACCATGGAAATCGACGATGTCAGGTTCCCCATTCTTGGTTTCGGTATTTATAGCAATCATTATAACATATATTTTTACCTTGTTGGGAAAGACTTTTTTCCCCAAACTACTACAAAGAAAATATTCACATTCTCATTCTCATTCTCGTAGAACGCTGAAGTAA
- the LOC133831733 gene encoding uncharacterized protein LOC133831733 isoform X2, protein MQIIHNPCFTANLPPFPNSTIRLTTTTTTSSSTFLTSRASNFFSGNLRFSYPNSPFFRRRKPLPASSAVRASRTDYYSTLQVSRDATLQEIKASYRKLARQYHPDVSRSPGAEEKFKEISAAYEVLSDDEKRSVYDRFGEEGLQGVSDGSSGVDPFDVFDTFFGGSDGFFAGMGEEGGFNFNSRNKNNQGLDIRHDLHLSFEESVFGGRREIEITCLEACSSCDGTGAKTSNDLKSCSTCGGRGGVIKTQKTPFGMMSQVSTCGTCGGDGKIITDFCRICGGNGRVQSKRTMDLVIPAGVSDGATMQMRGEGNFDSKRGIAGNLYIVLHVDSKQGIKREGLNLYSTINLHYTEAILGTTLKVETVEGMKDLDIPSGTQPGETVKLSRLGVPDINKRSVRGDHYFVVNVLIPKKISDSERALLEELASFQKCSKGFSYPSESNGMTEERFAKDKVRGKENAHSKQETKRVPSLWGLIKGFMGNSREGFATVSMDTSALPWKSTMSGSPFLVSVFIAIIITYIFTLLGKTFFPKLLQRKYSHSHSHSRRTLK, encoded by the exons ATGCAAATCATTCATAATCCTTGCTTCACAGCCAATCTCCCTCCATTTCCCAACTCCACGATTCGCctcactactactaccactacttcctcCTCCACCTTCCTCACCTCCCGCGCTTCCAATTTCTTCTCCGGCAACCTCCGATTCTCATACCCTAATTCCCCTTTCTTCCGTCGACGGAAGCCTCTGCCAGCTTCTTCTGCCGTTAGGGCCAGCCGAACCGACTATTACTCCACTCTCCAGGTCAGTAGGGATGCCACATTGCAGGAGATCAAGGCCTCTTATCGGAAACTCGCTCGTCAG TACCATCCCGATGTGAGTAGGAGCCCTGGAGCTGAGGAGAAGTTCAAAGAGATAAGCGCTGCTTATGAG GTCCTATCAGATGATGAGAAAAGGTCTGTATATGATCGCTTTGGTGAGGAAGGTTTACAAGGAGTGTCAGACGGTTCATCAGGG GTGGATCCTTTTGACGTTTTCGATACATTTTTTGGAGGATCAGATGGTTTTTTTGCAGGCATGGGTGAAGAAGGAGGCTTTAATTTTAATTCTAGAAACAAGAACAATCAGGGTCTTGACATTCG gCATGATCTGCATTTGAGCTTTGAGGAATCAGTTTTTGGTGGACGGCGAGAAATTGAAATTACTTGCCTTGAGGCATGCAGTAGTTGTGACGGAACAGGGGCTAAAACTAGTAATGACCTAAAATCTTGTAGCACTTGTGGAGGAAGAGGAGGAGTGattaaaactcaaaaaactccgtTTGGAATGATGTCACAG GTTTCTACCTGTGGAACTTGTGGTGGAGATGGCAAGATAATCACTGATTTTTGTCGAATATGTGGTGGCAATGGTCGGGTACAATCTAAACGTACAATGGATTTGGTCATCCCAGCTGGTGTTAGTGACGGAGCCACGATGCAGATGCGGGGGGAAGGTAACTTTGATAGTAAAAG GGGCATAGCTGGTAATCTCTATATAGTGCTCCATGTAGATTCAAAGCAGGGAATTAAAAGGGAAGGCCTCAATCTGTACTCAACGATCAATTTGCATTATACTGAGGCCATACTAGGGACTACTCTAAAG GTTGAAACTGTTGAGGGTATGAAAGATCTTGATATTCCTTCTGGGACTCAACCTGGAGAAACAGTAAAGTTGTCACGCTTGGGAGTTCCAGATATCAATAAACGTTCTGTACGAGGGGATCATTACTTTGTTGTAAATGTTCTGATACCAAAAAAAATAAG TGACTCAGAACGTGCACTCTTAGAGGAATTGGCTTCCTTTCAGAAATGTAGCAAAGGTTTTTCTTATCCCTCTGAAAGCAATG GGATGACTGAGGAGAGATTTGCCAAGGACAAAGTTAGAGGCAAAGAGAACGCCCATTCAAAACAGGAGACAAAGCGCGTTCCATCCTTGTGGGGGTTGATTAAGGGGTTCATGGG AAACTCTAGGGAAGGATTTGCAACAGTTAGCATGGACACATCTGCATTACCATGGAAATCGACGATGTCAGGTTCCCCATTCTTGGTTTCGGTATTTATAGCAATCATTATAACATATATTTTTACCTTGTTGGGAAAGACTTTTTTCCCCAAACTACTACAAAGAAAATATTCACATTCTCATTCTCATTCTCGTAGAACGCTGAAGTAA
- the LOC133831733 gene encoding uncharacterized protein LOC133831733 isoform X3 produces MQIIHNPCFTANLPPFPNSTIRLTTTTTTSSSTFLTSRASNFFSGNLRFSYPNSPFFRRRKPLPASSAVRASRTDYYSTLQVSRDATLQEIKASYRKLARQYHPDVSRSPGAEEKFKEISAAYEVLSDDEKRSVYDRFGEEGLQGVSDGSSGVDPFDVFDTFFGGSDGFFAGMGEEGGFNFNSRNKNNQGLDIRHDLHLSFEESVFGGRREIEITCLEACSSCDGTGAKTSNDLKSCSTCGGRGGVIKTQKTPFGMMSQVSTCGTCGGDGKIITDFCRICGGNGRVQSKRTMDLVIPAGVSDGATMQMRGEGNFDSKRGIAGNLYIVLHVDSKQGIKREGLNLYSTINLHYTEAILGTTLKVETVEGMKDLDIPSGTQPGETVKLSRLGVPDINKRSVRGDHYFVVNVLIPKKISDSERALLEELASFQKCSKGMTEERFAKDKVRGKENAHSKQETKRVPSLWGLIKGFMGSRNSREGFATVSMDTSALPWKSTMSGSPFLVSVFIAIIITYIFTLLGKTFFPKLLQRKYSHSHSHSRRTLK; encoded by the exons ATGCAAATCATTCATAATCCTTGCTTCACAGCCAATCTCCCTCCATTTCCCAACTCCACGATTCGCctcactactactaccactacttcctcCTCCACCTTCCTCACCTCCCGCGCTTCCAATTTCTTCTCCGGCAACCTCCGATTCTCATACCCTAATTCCCCTTTCTTCCGTCGACGGAAGCCTCTGCCAGCTTCTTCTGCCGTTAGGGCCAGCCGAACCGACTATTACTCCACTCTCCAGGTCAGTAGGGATGCCACATTGCAGGAGATCAAGGCCTCTTATCGGAAACTCGCTCGTCAG TACCATCCCGATGTGAGTAGGAGCCCTGGAGCTGAGGAGAAGTTCAAAGAGATAAGCGCTGCTTATGAG GTCCTATCAGATGATGAGAAAAGGTCTGTATATGATCGCTTTGGTGAGGAAGGTTTACAAGGAGTGTCAGACGGTTCATCAGGG GTGGATCCTTTTGACGTTTTCGATACATTTTTTGGAGGATCAGATGGTTTTTTTGCAGGCATGGGTGAAGAAGGAGGCTTTAATTTTAATTCTAGAAACAAGAACAATCAGGGTCTTGACATTCG gCATGATCTGCATTTGAGCTTTGAGGAATCAGTTTTTGGTGGACGGCGAGAAATTGAAATTACTTGCCTTGAGGCATGCAGTAGTTGTGACGGAACAGGGGCTAAAACTAGTAATGACCTAAAATCTTGTAGCACTTGTGGAGGAAGAGGAGGAGTGattaaaactcaaaaaactccgtTTGGAATGATGTCACAG GTTTCTACCTGTGGAACTTGTGGTGGAGATGGCAAGATAATCACTGATTTTTGTCGAATATGTGGTGGCAATGGTCGGGTACAATCTAAACGTACAATGGATTTGGTCATCCCAGCTGGTGTTAGTGACGGAGCCACGATGCAGATGCGGGGGGAAGGTAACTTTGATAGTAAAAG GGGCATAGCTGGTAATCTCTATATAGTGCTCCATGTAGATTCAAAGCAGGGAATTAAAAGGGAAGGCCTCAATCTGTACTCAACGATCAATTTGCATTATACTGAGGCCATACTAGGGACTACTCTAAAG GTTGAAACTGTTGAGGGTATGAAAGATCTTGATATTCCTTCTGGGACTCAACCTGGAGAAACAGTAAAGTTGTCACGCTTGGGAGTTCCAGATATCAATAAACGTTCTGTACGAGGGGATCATTACTTTGTTGTAAATGTTCTGATACCAAAAAAAATAAG TGACTCAGAACGTGCACTCTTAGAGGAATTGGCTTCCTTTCAGAAATGTAGCAAAG GGATGACTGAGGAGAGATTTGCCAAGGACAAAGTTAGAGGCAAAGAGAACGCCCATTCAAAACAGGAGACAAAGCGCGTTCCATCCTTGTGGGGGTTGATTAAGGGGTTCATGGG AAGCAGAAACTCTAGGGAAGGATTTGCAACAGTTAGCATGGACACATCTGCATTACCATGGAAATCGACGATGTCAGGTTCCCCATTCTTGGTTTCGGTATTTATAGCAATCATTATAACATATATTTTTACCTTGTTGGGAAAGACTTTTTTCCCCAAACTACTACAAAGAAAATATTCACATTCTCATTCTCATTCTCGTAGAACGCTGAAGTAA